The genomic stretch ccaccggggcatccccaagcttagagctttcactctccttgatcatattgcatcatactcctctcttgacccttgaaaacttcctccacaccaaactcgaaacaactcattagagggttagtgcataataaaaattcacatgttcagaggtgacacaatcattcttaacacttctggacattgcataaagctactggacattaatggatcaaagaaattcatccaacatagcaaaagaggcaatgcgaaataaaagacaaaatctgtcaaaacagaacagtccgtaaagatggattttattaggctaccagacttgctcaaatgaaaatgctcaaatttaatgaaagttgcgtacatatctgaggatcatgcacgtaaattggcttaattttctgagctacctacagggaggtagacccagattcgtgacagcaaagaaatctggaactgcgcagtaatccaaatctagtacttactttactatcaaagactttacttggcacaacaaaacacaaaactaagataaggagaggttgctacagtagtaaacaacttccaagacacaaatataaaacaaagtactgtagcaaaataacacatgggttatctcccaagaagttctttctttatagccgttaagatgggctcagcagttttaatgatgcactcgcaagaaatagtatttgaagcaaaagagagcatcaagaggcaaattcaaaacacatttaagtctaacatgcttcctatgcataggaatcttgtaaataaacaagttcatgaagagcaaagtaacaagcataggaagataaaacaagtgtagcttcaaaaatttcagcacatagagaggtgttttagtaacatgaaaatttctacaaccatattttcctctctcataataattttcagtagcatcatgagcaaactcaacaatgtaactatcacataaagcattcttatcatgagtctcatgcataaaattattactctccacgtaagcataatcaatgttattagttgtagtgggagcaaattcaacaaagtggctatcatcatatataggaggcatattgtaatcataaaagaaaattttctcctcaatgcttgggggactaagaagatcatgctcatcagagccagcttccccaagcttagaattttccatagcattagcaacaatggtgttcaaagcatccatagtaataacattcccattagcatgcatataaagttccatgggttttttaattctctcttcaaacacatcatgtcctaattcaagataaatttcataaagatctctcatatttttgttgttttccattatgcttaactagtgaaataaaaacatgcatgatattaagtaaagtaaaacaagtaactaatttttttgtgtttttgatatagcaaacaaagtagtaaataaagtaaaactagcaactaatttttttttgtgttttgatataatgcagcaaataaagtagtaaataaaataaagcaagacaaaaacaaagtaaagagattgagaagtggagactccccttgcagcgtgtcttgatctccccggcaacggcgccagaaaatatgcttgatggcgtgtatttcacacgttcgttggggaaccccaagaggaaggtatgatgcgcacagcagcaagttttccctcgagaaagaaaccaaggtttatcgaaccaggaggagccaagaagcacgttgaaggttgatggcggcgggatgtagtgcggcgcaacaccggagattccggcgccaacgtggaacctgcacaacacaaccaaagtactttgccccaacgaaacgagtgaggttgtcaatctcaccggcttgctgtaacaaaggattaaccgtattgtgtggaagatgattgtttgcagagaaaatagtaaaacaagtattgcaccagatttgtatttcagtataaaagaatggaccggggtccacagttcactagaggtgtctctcccataagataaaagcatgttgggtgaacaaattacagtcgggcaattgacaaatagagagggcataacaatgcacatacatgtcatgaaaagtacagtgagatttaattgggcattacgacaaagtacatagaccgccatccaactgcatctatgcctaaaaagtccaccttcgaggttatcgtccgaaccccctccggtattaagttgctaagcaacggacaattgcattaagtatggtgcgtaatgtaatcaacaactacatcctcggacatagcgccaatgttttatccctagtggcaacaacacaacacaaccttagaactttctcatcatcgtcctggtgtcaatgcaggcatgaacccactatcgagcataaatactccctcttggagttaagagtaaaaacttggccagagcctctactaataacggagagcatgcaagatcataaacaacacatatgtaataacttgataattaacataacatggtattctctatccatcggatcccgacaaacacaacatagagtattacggatagatgatcttgatcatgttaggcagctcacaagatccaacaatgaagcacaaagaggagaagacaaccatctagctaccgctatggacccatagtccaggggtgaactactcactcatcactccggaggcgaccatggcggtgtagagtcctccgggagatgaatcccctctccggcagggtgccggaggagatctccagaatcccccgagatgggattggcggcggcggcgtctctagaaggttttccgtatcgtggtttttccgcctcaggggtttcgcgacgaaggctttaagtaggcggaagggcagagtcggggggctgacgaggggcccacaccacagggcggcgcgggcccctccttggccgcgccgccttgtggtttggccacctcgtggccccacttcgtatgctcttcggtcttccggaaggttcgtggcaaaataggaccccgggtctttgtttcgtccaattccgagaatatttcgttactaggatttccgaaaccaaaaacagcagaaaacaaagaatcggcacttcggcatcttgttaataggttagttccagaaaatgcacgaatatgacataaagtgtgcataaaacatgtaggtatcatcaataatatggcatagaacataagaaattatcgatatgtcggagacgtatcagtggccaccattagacttaatacggttgctgaTCATGTCGTTCTACCATCACAGATCGCTTTCATGCAAGGTAGAAAATATTCTCGATGGagtggcggtcttgcatgagacggtacatgagatgcatactaagaaattaaacagggttattttaaaattagattttgaaaagtcTTATGATAAGGTCAAATTGTCTTTCTTACAGCAGACgcccaggatgaaaggtttttctcctgaatggcgtgctttaataaatgattttgtgtatggaggtagtgtggcaatccgggttaatgatgacaccgatcactacttccaaacacgaaaagggttacgccaaggggatccgttatcaccaatgTTGTTCAACActgtagcggatatgttggctaTACTcgtagagcgggccaagtctgatggtcggattgaaggtgtgattcatcatctagttgatggtggtttatctatccttcaatatgtcgacgatacaattctgtttatggatcatgatctcgaaaaagctcggaatctgaaattaattttggtggCGTTCGAGCAGCTGTCGGGAttaaaaataaatttccataaaagtgaattattctgtttcggtgatgcccaaaatgatacaaCTCTGTATactgagttgtttggttgtgggcaaggacaacttcctattcgttatttgggtattaCGATTCATTATCAGAGAATTACAATCGTTGgatggaaaatagtggaagaaagattacaaaagcgccttagtagttggaaaggtaaattgatgTTCCTGGGAGGAATATTGGTACTCATCaattcggtactgacaaatatgaTATTGTATATGTTATCTTTCTTCCTAataccgaaaggaattctgcataaactcgattattatcgatccagattcttttggcaagaggACAGTGATTAAAAGAAATACCGGCTGGTCAAATGGAGCATAGTTTGTAGTCtcaaagatcaaggcggacttggagttcatgacctgaagGTCAAGATCTCAGCTCTGCTAGGTAagtggctttttaagcttcttaccgatgatgggatttggcaatctattcttcggagaaaatatatcgaagcgaagacgttatcccaagtggtttgcaaacctggggattcacacttctgggctggtctcatggcgtcaaaaaatgtcttttttcgccatggtactttctcgatcAAGAATGGAGCACAAATACCGTTCTGGGAAGAtatttggttagacaatgcttccTTAAGTGACcagtatcccgctttgtatagtattgttcgtcgcaaaggtgataccattgccacattaatggctacctcacctccgaatgtgatgtCCAGACGGGTTTTGCTTGGACAAAGGCTATTGACATGGAATTCACTACTTCAACGGCTTGGGGATATTCACCTATCACctgaaccggacgaatttagatggaatcttcacgtAGATGGCACCTTCTCGATCAAATCattatacaatgcgatccttcattcggatttaccagttgataataataagaaaatttggaagatgaaaataccatttaaaaatattttttttggatggtatcttcgtcgaggagttattcacatcaaagataatcttgttaagcggaattggcacggaagtacacggtgtgttttctgtcaccatgatgaaaccattaaacaccttttcttcctgTGCCAATTtgcaagatctatatggtcagtcatccaagtagcatctaccctgtatcctcctactagtgtggccaatgtttttagcaattggcttcatggtatcgatccaaggttcaagttgcttcttagggtgggggcgctagcagttatctgagcgctttggctaagtagaaatgacaagatttttaacaataagaattgttctttgttgcaggtcatctacagatgtacatgtattctccgtttCTGGTTACCTCTTTAgtgagtggagaaccgagatctatttacggaggtctgtacatggTTGGAGGCTACGATGAGGGATAATTTTTCCCTAcatggtggcagcatagtctacggattgaagcaccacctacaccttaggcgtcatatgattcatcgtttcgATATGTATGTCGCCTaattttttccattttttgacttcagacaacaaaacggctgtgtgcatcggctggatgtaattgttttttcaaagtaataaagcatcctttatcgaaaaaaatacaaTTAACTATATGGATTGTGCTGCTGCAATAACCGTTTTACACACTTGTTACCAGCTGATAAATTAGCATGCCAGCCAAAAATTACCAATCACACAGAATTACTCTACGGATTCGTTCGTACAAGTACGCAGGGAAGCAACGCAAACATCGAGCACCATAGGAGCAGGAAAAGAAGTAGCGATCAGTAATTCAGTACGTCAAAACGGGTGATAGCTCCGACGGAACGCGGTGGGGCTGGCGAAAAACCCCACGAGGTCCTGCCTGTACGGGAGGAACGACCTCCGCCGCCCGCCATGGTTGCTGCCGCCGGCACCGGCGCCGGCCTTCGCGTAATAGCTCCACGCAGTcacatggccgccgccgctcgccttgCGCTCGGAGCCGGAGGGGCCCGCGGCGTCCAAGAACACGAACTTCTCCTTGCCGTCGCTGTGGCTCCGTCCGAGGAGCCGCTGACTCCACTGCAGGAGCGACCCCGTGGAGCCGCTTTTTCGGCAGCGCGTTGCCGGCTTGGCCGCCGCCGACAACCCGGGACACCACGAGAAGTAGCGCGTCTTCTCCGGCTCCTCATCATAGGGGGGCTGCGctgctcctgctcgtcctcggtcCACCAGTAGGACACGCCCAAGCGGCACGCGTGCGGTggccgtcgtcgtctccggctccTGCTCCGGAGCCTGCCGGCGCGGCGGCGACCTCGGCCGGCCGAAGACCGGGTACATCCGGCCGGCACCTATCCGCCGGTCGCCGGGGAAGATCCCGTCGCTGCCTGCCAAAGGCGCGGCTACGGCGAAGGTGAAGTCGCCGTCGTCTTCGTCCATGCTCTTGCTACTTCTCCCGCTCGCGTCCAATGGCAGGGTGGCTCAGCTCCTCTCGTGCCGGAACAACGTGCACCTTTACTTATACCAAAGCCAGTCGCCTACAACTCTATCTTGGAGTCGGACATCAAACGTTGATCGCTGTATATCGGACGGTTCGGACGGATCCGATTTTAACTGGGTCCAAACATAACTCTCAAACTGAAGAGCGTTGTCCGACATACTCCCCCGTCCCATTAAAATTATCCaaattttatcaaaatttagatgtatctagccaTTTGGTACAGTCTGCATCTATTGGAAATAGCACACAAGAGACCAAGAAGAACCAGCATCAGATCATCTAGATGTACTCCCTTTTGTTCCACAAAAGTTGtataatttagatgtatctagatggcCTCCATGTAGACAACCTTGGTGGAATgacagagggagtacatacaAATCCCACAAAAGCATATATCACGAAGGGCGATGGTAGCCGGTGGTCTGCCAACAGTGGATTGGGAAACAGCGGTGGAGTCAAGAATTGAGATGAGCAAGGTCGAACTTATAAGTCTAAATTCTTTTAGCCACAAAAGCAAGTCAAAACAAATGGTTcactaagatataattttcataattaATAAAGTACAGCTATAAGAAAAATGAAAATCCCATAAAAATGACTTAGAAACTACTAACACGGACTCCTAGGACTTGGGTAGTTGGGTTTCTCAATTGGgtgtctgttgcggtcagaaacccaccggcgggcagcgacgggcaacaccgtagaNNNNNNNNNNNNNNNNNNNNNNNNNNNNNNNNNNNNNNNNNNNNNNNNNNNNNNNNNNNNNNNNNNNNNNNNNNNNNNNNNNNNNNNNNNNNNNNNNNNNAAATTTCACCCAAAAATGTTACCAGTCAAATATATGACATGACAAGCTTAGGAGTTTAAACCAAACTTCTGAAGATTGACACACCGGTTCCATTTGTTTTACTTAATAACATCTTAATGATAGTGAACATTTACGCATACCATTTAAGTTCGATAGTCTGTTTTCATTTGTTATGAATACATGACAAGCTTAGGGGCTTAAACCAAACTTCTCAAGTTGCCATACCGGTCCCTTTTTAAACTTATTGATATCATAATGATAATCAATATGACAATGAGCATTTACGCATGCCATTTGAATTTGGTACAAATGTTTTCATTTGTTGTGCATACATGAACGGATACATAGTCCACGTCTGGCGTAAGTACCTATGCATAATGTCACAGTGCAAGCTTGCCCCGCAAGGTACCACGAGTGGGCGGCCAGCCCGGAGATCGACGCAAGGAGGGCCACCGCTGATGGGATGTGAGCTGCCCGAAACCTTTTGTTGGCGGCCGCAAGGGAAGGGTCGCTCATGGACGCCCGGGCATTGCTCCGCCAACCATCAAGGGGAGCCCTGGTTGCCTATGCCGAGGCCCCTCTCAACTATGTGCCTCTCCTGCATCACCTGCAACGCACGAGATACAAATGGAATAATAAGTCAAACCAATTTAATTATAGCATTATTTTCAAATTTATGTCACTTGAGATATTATCGTGTCTAGGCTCTTGTAACATTCTAAATATTGTTAACCACTTGTCACGGTGTGATCATCAACCATTTTCCCATGCTTGAAGCTTTGATATTGTGTTCTAAATTCTAATATGCCCTTTATCTTCATTACCTGCAGTGCCCACTTCCGGAAAACTCAACTTTGCAAAGTATTCAGCTTTTTGCCAAGTTTATTTTTCTCAGAACTCGCTAACAAAGATTTTCCAAAAATATTTTATTGAAAACACTCGCAAAAAATTTATACTTAGTTAAAACCTCACCGAgtggaaaacaaaaaatactgGCAAGTCAGAAACTCTGCCGAGTATTTCATACAAAACACTCACCGAAGTTTTGAATTTAACTAAAGTAAATTAGAACAAAATAGAAAAATTGTGCATTAAGTCCATTTGTGTAACTTATTTCCTAGGAAATACCTATACTTGCAATAtgctaatttgaaaacaatccttccGCAAACAATGCTACTCTCCATCCCATGAAGGTTgtttgagatttgtcaaaatttagatgtcaAAGTTTAGATGTATATAAACACTAAATAGCATctgaatacatctaaattttgacaaattccACACAACCTTCGTGAGACTGGATGAGCATGAGTGTATGAGTTAATGGACCTCTTCCTTGTCATACTTTATTATAATTTGGTCAATGTGGGTATAGAGCTTCATATTTACATGACAAACAACATCGCCAACTAGAATTTTCAACTTTTTGTCACAATAATATTATTTTTCGTTTTATTAGCGTGAACTGTCTTATTAGGTGAATGAAGTACAATAAGTTCATGCCAAAATTGCACCTCAACAAATTTCAAGAAACTTAGAACTAATGGGATGTCTAATTCCTAGGGATGgccattttgtttttgttttgtagcTAAGTCTGATTCTATTTTTGAGTTTTAGCCGATATTCAAAAAGTTCACCAAATTTGAACTACGACTATCATGTGGTATTCAAATTTTTTTTGGGAAAAA from Lolium rigidum isolate FL_2022 chromosome 4, APGP_CSIRO_Lrig_0.1, whole genome shotgun sequence encodes the following:
- the LOC124648285 gene encoding uncharacterized protein LOC124648285 produces the protein MDEDDGDFTFAVAAPLAGSDGIFPGDRRIGAGRMYPVFGRPRSPPRRQAPEQEPETTTATARVPLGRVLLVDRGRAGAAQPPYDEEPEKTRYFSWCPGLSAAAKPATRCRKSGSTGSLLQWSQRLLGRSHSDGKEKFVFLDAAGPSGSERKASGGGHVTAWSYYAKAGAGAGGSNHGGRRRSFLPYRQDLVGFFASPTAFRRSYHPF